A genomic stretch from Sus scrofa isolate TJ Tabasco breed Duroc unplaced genomic scaffold, Sscrofa11.1 Contig627, whole genome shotgun sequence includes:
- the LOC110259006 gene encoding olfactory receptor 10C1-like, whose translation MTFNCSLWQDNSMSVKRFAFARFSEVTEQCFLLFTLILLMFLASLMGNALIATAIWTNPVLHTPMYFFLANLSLLEIGYTCSVIPKMLQSLVSEARGISREGCATQMFFFAFFGISECCLLAAMAFDRYMAICSPLHYATRMSRGVCVHLAMVSWGVGCMVGLGQTNYIFSLDFCGPCEIDHFFCDLPPILALACGDTSHNEAAVFVAATLCISSPFLLIIASYGRILAAVLSIPSPEGRRKALSTCSSHLLVVTLFYGSASVTYLRPKASHSPGIDKLLALSYTMVTSMLNPIIYSLRNKEVKVALRRTVGKKKVLAHR comes from the coding sequence ATGACCTTCAATTGTTCCTTGTGGCAGGACAACAGCATGTCTGTCAAACGCTTTGCCTTTGCCAGATTCTCTGAGGTCACTGAAcagtgtttccttttatttacccTCATCCTGCTCATGTTCTTAGCATCACTGATGGGCAATGCTCTCATAGCCACTGCCATCTGGACCAACCCggtcctccacacccccatgtacttcttcctggccaaCCTGTCTCTCTTGGAGATCGGCTACACGTGCTCTGTCatacccaagatgctgcagagccTTGTGAGCGAGGCCCGAGGAATCTCTCGGGAGGGGTGTGCCACACAGATGTTTTTCTTCGCATTTTTTGGTATCAGTGAGTGCTGTCTTTTGGCCGCCATGGCTTTTGACCGCTATATGGCCATATGCTCCCCACTTCACTATGCAACACGAATGAGTCGTGGAGTGTGTGTCCATCTGGCAATGGTTTCTTGGGGAGTGGGATGCATGGTAGGCTTGGGCCAGACCAACTACATTTTCTCCCTGGACTTCTGTGGCCCCTGTGAAAtagaccacttcttctgtgacctcccGCCTATCCTGGCACTTGCCTGTGGGGATACCTCCCATAATGAGGCTGCAGTCTTTGTTGCGGCCACCCTTTGCATTTCCAGCCCATTTTTACTCATCATTGCTTCTTATGGCAGAATTCTAGCTGCCGTGCTCAGCATACCCTCACCTGAGGGTCGCCGAAAAGCTCtttccacctgttcttcccacttaCTTGTAGTAACACTCTTCTATGGCTCAGCATCTGTCACCTACTTGAGACCGAAGGCTAGCCATTCACCAGGAATAGATAAACTCCTAGCCCTCTCCTATACCATGGTGACATCCATgctcaaccccatcatctacagtTTACGGAACAAGGAAGTCAAGGTAGCTCTTAGGAGAACTGTAGGCAAGAAAAAAGTATTGGCTCATAGGTAG